A single Bosea sp. PAMC 26642 DNA region contains:
- a CDS encoding glucan biosynthesis protein, translated as MNARNTPPLLDRRTLLASAGATATLAALGFSPEALAQQGLKLGEAEAFGFEALKTRARALAAQPYQAPPSPRADVLERIDYDAHGKIKFKPEMALWANGPSPWPVTFFHLGRYFQKPVRMHVVDGGQAREIVYDESYFEMPADSPAKELPAGAGFAGFRFQESRTGHPGRKGEKLDWKKNDWVAFLGASYFRAIGELYQYGLSARGLAIDPAVAGKPEEFPDFTHIWLETPQAASEYVVVYALLSGPSVAGAYRFRMHRAKGVTMEIEKALFLRNDVARLGIAPLTSMYWYSETAKSTAVDWRPEVHDSDGLALWTGAGERAFRPLNNPVRTTASAFMDENPRGFGLLQRDREVGHYLDGVFYERRPSLWVETQGSWGKGAVQLIEIPTDDEIHDNIVAMWVPDGPARAGASYAYRYTLHWLADEPFVPALGRVVATRLGNGGQPGTVRPRGVRKFMVEFLGPALEKIPFGVKPEVVLSASRGSFSYVFAEAVPDDVPGHWRAQFDLTVEGNDPVEMRCFMRGGDAVLTETWLYQYLPF; from the coding sequence ATGAATGCCCGCAACACGCCGCCTCTGCTCGACCGCCGCACGCTGCTTGCCAGTGCCGGCGCGACCGCGACGCTGGCGGCGCTGGGCTTTTCGCCCGAGGCGCTGGCCCAACAAGGGCTGAAGCTCGGCGAGGCCGAGGCATTCGGTTTCGAGGCGCTGAAGACCCGGGCGCGCGCCCTCGCCGCCCAGCCCTATCAGGCGCCGCCTTCGCCGCGCGCCGACGTGCTGGAGCGCATCGACTACGACGCCCATGGCAAGATCAAATTCAAGCCGGAGATGGCGCTGTGGGCGAACGGGCCCTCGCCCTGGCCGGTGACCTTCTTCCATCTCGGCCGCTATTTCCAGAAGCCGGTCAGGATGCACGTCGTCGATGGGGGGCAGGCCCGCGAGATCGTCTATGACGAGAGCTATTTCGAGATGCCGGCGGATTCGCCGGCCAAGGAGCTGCCGGCCGGCGCTGGTTTCGCCGGCTTCCGCTTTCAGGAAAGCCGCACCGGCCATCCCGGCCGCAAGGGCGAGAAGCTCGACTGGAAGAAGAACGACTGGGTCGCCTTTCTCGGCGCCTCCTATTTCCGCGCCATCGGCGAACTCTACCAGTACGGCCTGTCGGCGCGCGGCCTCGCGATCGATCCGGCTGTCGCCGGCAAGCCGGAGGAGTTTCCCGACTTCACCCATATCTGGCTGGAGACGCCGCAGGCGGCGTCCGAATATGTCGTGGTCTACGCGCTGCTCTCAGGGCCGAGCGTGGCCGGCGCCTATCGCTTCCGGATGCATCGCGCCAAGGGCGTGACCATGGAGATCGAGAAGGCGCTGTTCCTGCGAAACGACGTCGCCCGGCTCGGGATCGCGCCGTTGACCTCGATGTACTGGTATTCGGAGACGGCCAAGTCCACCGCCGTCGACTGGCGGCCCGAGGTGCATGATTCCGACGGTCTGGCGCTGTGGACCGGCGCGGGCGAGCGCGCCTTCCGGCCGCTCAACAATCCGGTGCGTACCACGGCGTCAGCCTTCATGGACGAGAACCCGCGCGGCTTCGGGCTGCTGCAGCGCGACCGCGAGGTCGGGCATTATCTCGACGGCGTGTTCTACGAGCGCCGGCCGAGCTTGTGGGTCGAGACGCAAGGATCCTGGGGGAAGGGTGCGGTCCAGCTGATCGAGATCCCGACCGACGACGAGATCCACGATAACATCGTCGCGATGTGGGTGCCCGATGGACCGGCGCGGGCCGGCGCATCCTACGCCTATCGCTACACGTTGCACTGGCTCGCCGACGAGCCCTTCGTGCCGGCTCTGGGGCGCGTGGTGGCGACGCGACTCGGCAATGGCGGCCAGCCCGGCACGGTGCGCCCGAGGGGCGTGCGGAAATTCATGGTCGAATTTCTTGGTCCGGCACTGGAAAAGATTCCCTTCGGCGTGAAGCCCGAGGTGGTGCTCTCGGCCTCGCGTGGGAGCTTCTCCTATGTCTTCGCCGAGGCCGTGCCCGACGACGTGCCCGGCCATTGGCGGGCCCAGTTCGACCTGACGGTCGAGGGCAACGACCCCGTCGAGATGCGCTGCTTCATGCGCGGCGGCGACGCGGTGCTGACCGAGACCTGGCTGTATCAGTATCTGCCGTTCTGA
- a CDS encoding gamma-glutamyltransferase family protein, whose amino-acid sequence MIETPVFGSGAVAAPHHLASEAGRAVLAEGGNAIEAMVAMAATIAVVYPHMNAIGGDGFWLVHEAGGKGRVHAIEGCGPAGALATIERYRDRGHDTIPARGPDAAVTVAGAVGGWQVALELSKNLGGRMPLKDLLGDAIAHCDTGYAISDSELRTWPQQIEAAKLAPGFSEFFWPGGEQPKAGARRKPEALGATLKHLADAGLDDFYRGDIGREIGADMDAIGAPVTRQDMAAFRASLVQPLAVQLPGLTAYNFPPPTQGLASLLILGIFEKLGVARAEGFDHHHGLVEAVKRAFLIRDRHITDPAFLKLDPASFLTDAVFAREAAAIDRKRAAPWPPKPGDGDTVWMGAIDGSGMAVSYIQSLYWEYGSGCILPRAGVNWQNRGVSFSLDKRALNPLMPGRKPFHTLNPALARFADGRVMSYGAMGGDGQPQFQAQILTRYRFGQGPAAAVDAPRWLLGKTWGEGSISLKLENRFDPMLLARLTAAGHPVEEYSEAYSDQFGHAGMLVKHAKGHVEATHDPRSDGDAKGH is encoded by the coding sequence ATGATCGAAACGCCTGTCTTCGGCTCCGGCGCAGTCGCCGCGCCACACCACCTCGCGTCGGAAGCCGGGCGCGCCGTGCTGGCCGAGGGCGGCAATGCGATCGAGGCGATGGTCGCCATGGCAGCCACGATCGCGGTGGTCTACCCGCATATGAACGCGATTGGCGGCGACGGCTTCTGGCTGGTGCACGAGGCCGGCGGAAAGGGCCGCGTCCACGCAATCGAGGGCTGCGGCCCGGCCGGCGCGCTCGCCACGATCGAGCGCTACCGCGACAGGGGCCACGACACGATTCCGGCACGCGGTCCCGATGCCGCCGTCACGGTCGCCGGCGCGGTCGGCGGCTGGCAGGTCGCGCTCGAACTGTCGAAAAACCTTGGCGGCCGGATGCCGCTGAAGGACCTGCTCGGCGACGCCATCGCACATTGCGATACAGGCTATGCGATTTCCGATTCTGAGTTGCGGACCTGGCCGCAGCAGATCGAGGCGGCTAAGCTGGCGCCCGGCTTCAGCGAATTCTTCTGGCCGGGCGGCGAGCAGCCGAAAGCCGGCGCGCGCCGAAAGCCCGAAGCGCTCGGCGCTACCCTGAAGCATCTGGCCGATGCCGGGCTCGACGATTTCTATCGCGGCGACATCGGCCGCGAGATCGGCGCCGATATGGATGCGATCGGCGCGCCGGTGACGCGGCAGGACATGGCCGCCTTCAGGGCAAGCCTCGTCCAGCCGCTGGCGGTCCAGCTGCCCGGCCTCACCGCCTACAATTTCCCGCCGCCGACGCAGGGGCTGGCCTCGCTGCTGATCCTCGGCATCTTCGAGAAGCTCGGCGTCGCCCGTGCCGAGGGATTCGACCACCATCACGGGCTGGTCGAGGCGGTGAAACGCGCCTTCCTCATCCGCGACCGCCACATCACCGACCCGGCTTTTCTCAAGCTCGACCCGGCGAGCTTCCTGACCGACGCGGTCTTCGCCCGCGAGGCCGCCGCGATCGACCGCAAGCGCGCCGCCCCCTGGCCGCCCAAGCCCGGCGACGGTGACACGGTCTGGATGGGCGCGATCGACGGCAGCGGCATGGCCGTCTCCTACATCCAGTCGCTCTACTGGGAATACGGCTCGGGCTGCATCCTCCCGCGCGCCGGTGTGAACTGGCAAAATCGCGGCGTCTCCTTCTCGCTCGACAAGCGCGCACTGAACCCGCTGATGCCGGGCCGAAAACCCTTCCACACGCTGAACCCGGCGCTGGCCCGCTTCGCCGATGGCCGCGTGATGTCTTATGGTGCGATGGGTGGAGACGGCCAGCCGCAGTTCCAGGCCCAGATCCTGACGCGCTACCGCTTCGGCCAGGGTCCCGCCGCTGCCGTCGACGCGCCGCGCTGGCTTCTCGGCAAGACCTGGGGCGAGGGCTCGATCTCGCTGAAGCTGGAGAACCGTTTCGATCCGATGCTGCTGGCCAGACTCACCGCCGCCGGCCACCCGGTCGAGGAGTACTCGGAAGCCTATTCGGACCAGTTCGGCCATGCCGGGATGCTGGTGAAACACGCCAAGGGTCACGTCGAGGCAACGCATGATCCGCGCTCCGACGGCGACGCCAAGGGACATTGA
- a CDS encoding amidase: MPTPIDDPFRCFVPYPEVAVKNAPSGPLAGLTLAVKDLFDIKGYPTGAGSPFVLAQSGIKTKTAPIVKTLLDAGARFVGKTHTDELAFSLNGKNAHFGSPINPSAPDRITGGSSSGSMAAVAGRLADIALGSDTGGSVRAPASYGGLFGIRPSHGRLSLKRTWPLAESLDTPGWFARDGETFAKVADVVFGKDRIALPETPRLLLADDMFGQAVPDAETILRNVVQRAVMALGPPEMVKVARDLDALYWAFRWLQGREAWISDGAMIERFAPPLGPGVAERFAFSKSVSDAEVAKGETVRKGFRAKLARLLGSDGVLLLPTVPDIAPLVSADETELDDFRNRALRLLCLSGLSGFPQVTIPVAQREGAPLGLSLIGPKGSDKSLVAFAVRFERAARVRIA; this comes from the coding sequence ATGCCCACGCCGATCGACGATCCCTTCCGCTGTTTCGTGCCCTATCCCGAGGTGGCTGTGAAGAACGCGCCGTCGGGCCCGCTTGCCGGGCTCACCCTCGCGGTGAAGGACCTCTTCGACATCAAGGGGTACCCGACCGGCGCCGGCTCGCCCTTCGTGCTGGCGCAATCGGGCATCAAGACCAAGACCGCCCCGATCGTGAAGACGCTGCTCGATGCCGGCGCCCGCTTCGTCGGCAAGACCCACACCGACGAACTCGCCTTCTCGCTCAACGGCAAGAACGCGCATTTCGGCTCGCCGATCAATCCATCCGCGCCCGACCGCATCACCGGCGGCTCCTCCTCGGGCTCGATGGCGGCGGTCGCGGGCCGTCTCGCCGACATCGCGCTCGGCTCCGACACTGGGGGCTCAGTGCGCGCGCCGGCGAGCTATGGCGGGCTCTTCGGCATCAGGCCGAGCCATGGCCGCCTCTCGCTCAAGCGCACCTGGCCGCTGGCCGAGAGCCTGGACACGCCCGGCTGGTTTGCCCGCGACGGCGAGACCTTCGCCAAGGTCGCCGACGTCGTTTTCGGCAAGGACAGGATCGCCCTGCCCGAGACGCCACGCCTGCTGCTGGCCGACGACATGTTCGGTCAGGCGGTGCCCGACGCCGAGACCATCCTGCGCAATGTCGTGCAACGCGCCGTCATGGCGCTCGGCCCGCCGGAGATGGTCAAGGTCGCGCGCGACCTCGACGCGCTTTACTGGGCCTTCCGCTGGCTGCAGGGCCGCGAAGCGTGGATTTCGGACGGCGCCATGATCGAGCGCTTCGCGCCGCCGCTGGGACCGGGCGTGGCGGAGCGCTTCGCCTTCTCGAAATCGGTCAGCGACGCCGAGGTCGCCAAGGGCGAGACCGTCCGCAAGGGCTTTCGCGCCAAGCTCGCCCGCCTGCTCGGCAGCGACGGCGTGCTCCTCCTGCCGACCGTGCCCGACATCGCGCCGCTGGTTAGCGCCGACGAGACCGAGCTCGACGATTTCCGCAACCGGGCACTGCGCCTGCTCTGCCTCTCCGGTCTTTCGGGCTTCCCTCAGGTCACGATCCCGGTGGCGCAGCGGGAAGGCGCGCCGCTCGGCCTGTCGCTGATCGGCCCGAAAGGCTCGGACAAGTCGCTGGTCGCCTTCGCGGTCAGGTTCGAGCGGGCGGCGAGAGTACGGATCGCGTGA
- the nthA gene encoding nitrile hydratase subunit alpha: MSGHHHHGHDNHFTPIEARVKALESLMVAKGYVDPAALDAIVETYETKIGPRNGARIVARAWTDPAFAERLKADGTAAIAELDYGGRGGEHIVACFNTPDEHNLIVCTLCSCYPWPVLGLPPVWYKSPPYRSKAVIDPRGTLADFGVTLPEGQRIRVWDSTAETRFIVIPMRPAGTEGWSEEKLASIVNRDAMIGTGLPRVEDAPAEQAS, translated from the coding sequence ATGAGCGGTCATCACCACCACGGCCACGACAACCACTTCACCCCGATCGAAGCCCGTGTGAAGGCGCTCGAATCGCTGATGGTGGCCAAGGGCTATGTCGATCCCGCCGCCCTCGACGCCATCGTCGAGACTTACGAGACCAAGATCGGCCCGCGCAACGGCGCCCGCATCGTCGCGCGGGCCTGGACCGACCCCGCCTTTGCCGAAAGGCTCAAGGCGGACGGCACCGCCGCCATCGCCGAACTCGATTACGGCGGGCGCGGCGGCGAGCACATCGTCGCCTGCTTCAATACGCCAGACGAGCACAACCTGATCGTTTGCACGCTCTGCTCCTGCTATCCGTGGCCGGTGCTGGGCCTGCCGCCGGTCTGGTACAAATCGCCGCCCTATCGCTCCAAGGCCGTGATCGACCCACGCGGCACACTCGCCGATTTCGGCGTGACGCTGCCCGAGGGCCAGCGCATCCGCGTCTGGGATTCGACCGCGGAAACCCGCTTCATCGTCATTCCGATGCGTCCGGCCGGCACCGAAGGCTGGTCGGAGGAGAAACTGGCTTCGATCGTCAACCGCGATGCGATGATCGGCACCGGCTTGCCCCGGGTGGAGGATGCGCCAGCGGAGCAAGCGTCATGA
- the nthB gene encoding nitrile hydratase subunit beta, which translates to MNGGQDLGGQMGFGPVMPEPNEPIFHADWEKRVLAINVAAGAMGAWTIDGIRAARESLPPADYLSFSYYEIWLAGLHKVLAEHGFLTQEELEQGRPLAPARTPKRVLKGNEVPAVLRRGFPFERKASAPAQFAVGDAVRTIVMHPAHHTRLPRYARGKHGIIERVTGCHVFPDTGSQGYAETAQWLYTVVFTGRELWGGDADPTSRVSIEAWESYLEPA; encoded by the coding sequence ATGAACGGCGGACAGGACCTCGGCGGCCAGATGGGCTTCGGCCCTGTCATGCCCGAACCGAACGAGCCGATCTTCCACGCGGACTGGGAAAAGCGCGTGCTCGCGATCAATGTCGCCGCCGGCGCCATGGGCGCCTGGACGATCGATGGCATCCGCGCAGCCCGCGAGAGCCTGCCCCCGGCCGACTATCTGTCGTTCTCTTATTACGAAATATGGCTCGCAGGTCTGCATAAGGTCCTGGCCGAGCATGGCTTCCTGACACAGGAGGAACTGGAGCAGGGCCGGCCGCTCGCTCCCGCCAGGACGCCAAAGCGCGTGTTGAAGGGTAACGAGGTGCCGGCCGTCTTGCGCCGCGGCTTTCCCTTCGAGCGCAAAGCCTCCGCCCCGGCGCAATTCGCCGTCGGCGACGCCGTCCGCACCATCGTGATGCACCCGGCCCACCACACGCGCCTGCCACGCTATGCCCGCGGCAAGCACGGCATCATCGAGCGCGTCACCGGCTGCCACGTCTTCCCGGACACCGGCTCGCAAGGGTACGCCGAGACGGCGCAGTGGCTCTACACCGTCGTCTTCACCGGGCGAGAACTCTGGGGCGGCGACGCCGACCCGACCAGCCGGGTCAGCATCGAAGCCTGGGAGAGCTATCTTGAGCCGGCTTGA
- a CDS encoding nitrile hydratase accessory protein → MSRLDTDLAETLAAGTPIPRDADGPVFAQPWQAQAFALVVALQNKGVFTADEWADALGAEIREAVEAGGCRDGSDYYERWCEALEHLLIAKGHASHQGIDALAASWARAAEATPHGKPILLENDPQRM, encoded by the coding sequence TTGAGCCGGCTTGACACCGATCTGGCGGAAACGCTCGCCGCCGGCACACCGATCCCGCGCGATGCCGACGGCCCGGTCTTCGCGCAGCCCTGGCAGGCGCAGGCTTTCGCGCTCGTCGTCGCCCTGCAGAACAAGGGCGTGTTCACGGCCGATGAGTGGGCGGATGCGCTCGGCGCAGAAATCCGGGAGGCCGTTGAGGCCGGCGGCTGCCGCGACGGTTCGGATTATTACGAGCGCTGGTGCGAGGCGCTGGAGCATCTCCTGATCGCCAAGGGCCACGCCTCTCATCAGGGCATCGATGCTCTGGCAGCCTCCTGGGCGCGCGCGGCCGAAGCGACCCCGCATGGCAAGCCGATCCTGCTGGAAAACGATCCGCAACGCATGTGA
- a CDS encoding DSD1 family PLP-dependent enzyme yields the protein MPLPPSAQAGQSFAEIDTPALVLDLDAFERNLVTMAAYTQAHGVRLRPHAKTHKSPEIALRQIAHGAVGQCCQKVSEAEILVAGGVQDVLVSNEVAGAAKLDRLAVLARNARISLCVDHLDGVREAAEAAARHDVVFDILVEIDIGGRRCGVAPGEAAVRIAEAVARTNTLRFGGLQAYHGSAQHMRSIDERREAIERAGLLTRNTIERLGNVGLACATVGGAGTGTYEIESQSGIWNEIQAGSYIFMDADYARNRQADGTPFRSFEHALFILAGVMSKPVPDRAIVDAGHKAAAIDSGLPVPFQREGVVYTKPSDEHGVLTGDPAILPHRGDRLLLVPGHCDPTVNLHDWYVCVRGMHTPDAHVEALWPVAGRGALT from the coding sequence ATGCCATTGCCACCGTCGGCCCAAGCCGGCCAGAGTTTCGCCGAGATCGATACGCCGGCCCTCGTGCTCGATCTCGACGCCTTCGAACGCAATCTCGTGACGATGGCGGCCTATACGCAGGCCCATGGCGTGCGCCTGCGGCCCCACGCCAAGACGCATAAGAGCCCCGAGATCGCGCTGCGCCAGATCGCCCATGGAGCGGTCGGGCAATGCTGCCAGAAGGTCTCCGAGGCGGAAATCCTGGTGGCCGGCGGCGTCCAGGACGTGCTGGTCTCCAACGAGGTCGCGGGCGCAGCCAAGCTCGACCGGCTCGCGGTGCTTGCGCGCAACGCCCGGATCAGCCTGTGCGTCGATCATCTCGACGGTGTACGCGAGGCGGCGGAAGCAGCGGCGCGCCATGACGTGGTGTTCGACATCCTGGTCGAGATCGATATCGGCGGGCGGCGCTGCGGCGTCGCGCCGGGCGAGGCGGCGGTCAGGATCGCCGAGGCCGTGGCGCGGACCAACACGCTGCGATTCGGAGGCCTGCAGGCCTATCATGGCTCGGCGCAGCACATGCGCTCGATCGACGAGCGGCGCGAGGCGATCGAGCGGGCGGGGCTGCTGACGCGCAACACGATCGAACGGCTCGGAAATGTCGGCCTGGCCTGCGCCACGGTCGGCGGGGCCGGGACGGGCACCTACGAGATCGAGAGCCAGTCGGGCATCTGGAACGAGATCCAGGCCGGCTCCTACATCTTCATGGATGCCGATTATGCCCGCAACCGGCAGGCCGACGGCACGCCGTTCCGCAGCTTCGAACACGCGCTCTTTATCCTGGCGGGGGTGATGAGCAAGCCGGTGCCCGACCGCGCCATCGTCGATGCCGGGCACAAGGCGGCCGCGATCGATTCCGGCCTGCCCGTGCCGTTCCAGCGCGAGGGCGTGGTCTATACGAAACCCTCCGACGAGCATGGCGTGCTGACGGGCGATCCTGCGATCCTGCCGCATCGCGGCGACCGGCTACTGCTGGTGCCGGGCCATTGCGACCCGACGGTCAATCTGCACGACTGGTATGTCTGCGTGCGGGGGATGCACACGCCGGATGCCCATGTCGAGGCACTCTGGCCCGTCGCCGGCCGCGGCGCGCTGACCTGA
- a CDS encoding ABC transporter ATP-binding protein, which produces MKIGRVTDDTFALFARVWREQGKTYLTQMAMIMALVVVIAATTSFYPLLIKAAFDAFADPLTAESTGFVRRAERLVSKSIGIEIGVVNAVAIVVVIVTAIKGFSLLAQTVLTNSVVSRVEANMQTTLYGHLIDADLAQLQRENPASLTQRFTTDFTFVKEALTRLVNIAVRDVLTALALIGAMLWIDWQMTLVVLLIAPVVAQPIGRIGKKLRRMASSQQEQTGVMASLVTESLQGARAAKTDSLEPYLKARAAAAFESIRALKMKAANARGRLDPLLEVGGGMAVAGVLAAIGVRITSGGSTVGDFTGYVSALLLAAQPLRSLGNLNAIVQEAGASLKRYYALVDEKPLIAERPDARPLAVGAGEIAFRSLRFRYRDDSRALEGIDLVAQGGAMTALVGRSGSGKSTLLALVPRLYDPNEGRVEIDGQDIRDVTLDSLRAQVGVVSQDVVLFDDTVRANISFGRPSATRDEIVAAAKDAAAHDFIMAMPGGYDAQVGERGSKLSGGERQRIAIARAILKDAPILLLDEATSALDTQSERLVQQALARLMKNRTTLVIAHRLSTVREADLIVVLEEGKVIETGSHDALLTRDGTYARLHRLQFAES; this is translated from the coding sequence ATGAAGATCGGCCGCGTCACTGACGACACCTTCGCACTTTTCGCCCGCGTCTGGCGCGAGCAGGGCAAGACCTATCTCACGCAAATGGCGATGATCATGGCCCTCGTCGTGGTGATCGCCGCGACGACGAGCTTCTATCCGCTGCTGATCAAGGCGGCCTTCGACGCCTTCGCCGACCCGCTCACGGCGGAATCCACCGGATTCGTGCGCCGCGCCGAGCGGCTCGTTTCGAAATCGATCGGCATCGAGATCGGCGTCGTCAACGCGGTCGCGATCGTCGTGGTCATCGTCACCGCGATCAAGGGTTTCTCGCTGCTCGCCCAGACGGTGCTGACCAACAGCGTCGTCAGCCGCGTCGAGGCGAACATGCAGACGACGCTCTACGGCCACCTGATCGATGCCGACCTCGCCCAGCTCCAGCGCGAGAACCCGGCCTCGCTGACCCAGCGCTTCACCACCGATTTCACCTTCGTCAAGGAGGCGCTGACCCGGCTGGTCAACATCGCCGTGCGCGACGTGCTGACCGCGCTCGCTCTGATCGGCGCCATGCTCTGGATCGACTGGCAGATGACGCTGGTCGTGCTCCTGATCGCGCCTGTCGTCGCCCAGCCGATCGGCCGGATCGGCAAGAAGCTGCGCCGCATGGCCAGTTCGCAGCAGGAGCAAACCGGCGTGATGGCGAGCCTCGTCACCGAGAGCCTGCAGGGCGCCCGCGCCGCCAAGACCGATTCGCTCGAGCCCTATCTCAAGGCGCGCGCGGCAGCCGCCTTCGAATCGATCCGGGCGCTCAAGATGAAGGCAGCCAATGCGCGCGGCCGGCTCGACCCGCTATTGGAGGTCGGCGGCGGCATGGCGGTCGCCGGCGTGCTGGCGGCGATCGGCGTGCGCATCACCTCGGGCGGCTCGACCGTTGGCGATTTCACCGGCTACGTCTCGGCCCTGCTGCTGGCGGCGCAGCCGCTGCGCTCGCTCGGCAATCTCAACGCCATCGTCCAGGAGGCCGGCGCCTCGCTGAAGCGCTACTATGCCCTCGTCGACGAAAAACCGCTGATCGCGGAACGGCCCGACGCCAGGCCACTTGCCGTCGGCGCGGGCGAGATCGCTTTCCGGTCCTTGCGCTTCCGCTATCGCGACGATTCGCGAGCGCTCGAAGGCATCGACCTCGTCGCGCAGGGCGGCGCGATGACCGCGCTCGTCGGTCGCTCAGGTTCGGGCAAGTCGACCCTGCTGGCGCTGGTGCCGCGCCTCTACGATCCCAATGAGGGCCGCGTCGAGATCGACGGGCAGGACATCCGCGACGTCACGCTGGACAGCTTGCGCGCCCAGGTCGGCGTCGTCAGCCAGGATGTCGTACTGTTCGACGACACCGTGCGCGCCAATATCAGCTTCGGCCGCCCGAGTGCGACGCGAGACGAGATCGTCGCAGCCGCAAAGGACGCCGCCGCCCACGACTTCATCATGGCTATGCCCGGCGGCTACGATGCCCAGGTCGGCGAGCGCGGCTCGAAACTGTCGGGCGGCGAGCGCCAGCGCATCGCCATCGCCCGCGCCATCCTGAAGGACGCCCCGATCCTGCTGCTCGACGAGGCGACGAGCGCGCTCGACACCCAGTCCGAGCGCCTCGTCCAGCAGGCGCTGGCGCGGCTGATGAAGAACCGCACCACTTTGGTGATCGCCCACCGCCTCTCCACGGTGCGCGAGGCCGACCTGATCGTCGTTCTGGAGGAAGGCAAGGTCATCGAGACCGGCAGCCACGACGCCCTGCTGACGCGCGACGGAACCTATGCGCGGCTGCACCGGCTGCAATTTGCCGAGAGCTGA
- a CDS encoding phosphatidate cytidylyltransferase yields MPEIHRLFIWLLAVLGTASLVAGILTWRSAGPLSSTLSNLNARIRAWWIMAAAMSVAFVFGSGGVIVLFGFVSFAALREYVTLTQTRRSDHWVLIGMFLIVLPLQYYLVWTSWYGLFAIFIPVYCFLAMPALTALWGDTSRFLERISEQQWGLMLSVYCISHVPALVTLEIPGNEGRGLLLIAFLIATVQGSDVLQYIFGKLFGRHRISPNVSPSKTWEGLIGGIASASLLGASLFWLTPFSPTEAGVLAGIACIMGFLGGLVASAIKRDRGVKDWGHMIAGHGGMLDRTDSLVFAAPIFFHIVRYAWT; encoded by the coding sequence ATGCCGGAAATCCACAGGCTCTTCATCTGGCTGCTTGCTGTTCTCGGCACGGCGAGCCTCGTGGCCGGAATCCTGACCTGGCGCAGCGCCGGGCCGCTCTCATCGACCCTGAGCAACCTCAATGCCCGCATCCGTGCCTGGTGGATCATGGCGGCAGCCATGTCGGTCGCCTTCGTCTTCGGGAGCGGCGGCGTTATCGTCCTGTTCGGATTCGTCTCGTTTGCCGCGCTTCGCGAATATGTGACGCTGACCCAGACCCGGCGCAGCGATCACTGGGTGCTGATCGGCATGTTCCTGATCGTACTGCCGCTGCAGTACTACCTCGTCTGGACGAGCTGGTACGGGCTCTTCGCCATCTTCATTCCGGTCTACTGTTTTCTGGCGATGCCGGCGCTGACGGCGCTCTGGGGCGACACGTCGCGGTTTCTCGAGCGCATCTCCGAACAGCAATGGGGCCTGATGCTGTCGGTCTATTGCATCAGTCACGTTCCGGCTCTCGTGACGCTCGAGATTCCCGGCAATGAGGGGCGCGGATTGCTGCTGATCGCCTTCCTGATCGCCACGGTCCAGGGCAGCGACGTGCTGCAATACATCTTCGGCAAGCTGTTCGGCCGGCATCGCATCTCGCCCAATGTCTCGCCCTCCAAGACCTGGGAGGGGTTGATCGGCGGGATCGCCAGCGCCTCGCTGCTGGGAGCCTCGCTGTTCTGGCTGACGCCTTTCTCGCCGACCGAAGCCGGCGTGCTGGCCGGGATCGCCTGTATCATGGGGTTTCTCGGGGGGCTCGTCGCCTCGGCGATCAAGCGTGATCGCGGGGTCAAGGATTGGGGCCACATGATCGCCGGGCATGGCGGGATGCTGGATCGTACCGACAGCCTGGTCTTCGCGGCGCCGATCTTCTTCCATATCGTCCGCTACGCCTGGACCTGA
- a CDS encoding lysophospholipid acyltransferase family protein, which translates to MRFDYRPVLKSLAGSLFAGVARAITGVVPIWQGTTPSRNQRIYFANHASHGDFILLSSCLEREERGRTSAVAGADYWKANSIRRFIARDLLHTVLVERSGVARSEDPMAVMLDVLADGRSLIFFPEGTRNMGDEPLLPFRSGLYNLAAARPDVELVPCWIENMSRVLPKGMFLPVPILCRVIFGEPIGVLADEDRKVFLQRARQALLDLKTQSSGERP; encoded by the coding sequence ATGAGATTCGATTATCGCCCCGTGCTGAAATCCCTCGCGGGTTCGCTTTTCGCCGGAGTGGCGCGGGCGATAACCGGGGTCGTTCCGATCTGGCAGGGGACGACACCGTCGCGCAATCAGCGCATCTACTTCGCCAATCACGCCAGCCATGGCGACTTCATCCTGCTCTCGTCCTGTCTGGAACGGGAGGAACGCGGCCGAACCAGCGCGGTGGCCGGGGCCGACTACTGGAAGGCGAACAGCATCCGGCGCTTCATCGCCCGGGACCTGCTTCATACGGTGCTGGTCGAACGCAGCGGGGTCGCGCGCAGCGAGGATCCGATGGCCGTGATGCTGGACGTGCTGGCCGATGGGCGATCGCTGATCTTCTTTCCCGAGGGCACGCGCAACATGGGCGACGAGCCGCTCCTGCCTTTCCGTTCGGGCCTGTACAATCTCGCGGCGGCCCGACCGGATGTCGAACTGGTGCCATGCTGGATCGAGAACATGTCGCGGGTGCTGCCCAAGGGCATGTTTTTGCCTGTGCCGATCCTTTGCCGCGTCATTTTCGGCGAGCCGATCGGCGTCCTGGCCGATGAAGACCGCAAGGTCTTCCTTCAGCGTGCCCGGCAGGCGCTTCTCGATCTGAAGACGCAGTCGAGCGGAGAGCGGCCATGA